The Halalkalibacter krulwichiae genome has a segment encoding these proteins:
- a CDS encoding cell division protein FtsQ/DivIB encodes MSKEKVVTINERIPTLKEQRKQRANRRLLFFLSFFFLLLLLMIYFQSPLSHVRNVVVEGNHFVADEKIISLSKIDSGTSIWNLNKSEIEQRLLGHIELSKVDIERQLPSTVKIKVDEYARIGYLLRDDDKYYPILETGEFLNELPNQTFPSDAPLLNNFEQGEQLSELSAELQKLSTELIERISEIFYHPTEADSLAVVLFMTDGIEVHTSIRDFADNLAPYSSIVQELEPDSKGILHMRMSPYFEDFEFEEESDSESEG; translated from the coding sequence ATGAGTAAGGAAAAGGTTGTAACGATAAATGAACGAATTCCCACGCTGAAAGAACAACGGAAGCAGCGTGCAAATAGACGTTTGCTGTTTTTTTTATCTTTCTTTTTCCTACTTTTATTGCTAATGATTTATTTTCAATCCCCTCTTAGTCATGTGAGAAATGTAGTAGTTGAGGGTAATCATTTTGTAGCCGATGAGAAGATTATCAGTCTAAGTAAAATCGATAGTGGGACAAGCATTTGGAATCTAAATAAGAGTGAAATCGAACAAAGGTTGCTCGGACATATCGAGCTTTCAAAGGTTGATATTGAGAGGCAATTGCCAAGTACGGTAAAAATTAAAGTTGATGAATATGCACGAATTGGCTATTTGTTACGAGATGATGATAAGTACTATCCGATTTTAGAGACAGGGGAATTTTTAAATGAACTTCCTAATCAAACGTTCCCTTCTGACGCTCCATTATTGAACAACTTTGAACAAGGCGAACAATTATCTGAGCTTTCCGCCGAACTTCAAAAACTTTCTACTGAGCTAATCGAAAGAATTTCGGAAATCTTCTATCATCCAACTGAAGCTGATTCGTTAGCAGTAGTATTGTTTATGACTGATGGGATAGAGGTCCACACATCAATAAGGGATTTTGCTGATAACTTAGCACCCTATTCTTCAATCGTACAAGAATTAGAACCCGATAGTAAAGGAATTCTCCATATGAGAATGAGCCCGTATTTCGAGGATTTTGAGTTTGAGGAGGAGTCCGATAGTGAGAGTGAAGGGTAA
- the murB gene encoding UDP-N-acetylmuramate dehydrogenase encodes MKQFIELIKKEDLGLIKENEPLANHTTWKIGGPCDVLVEPANLNCLKRLMELIQQYELPWRVIGRGSNLLVADGGIEGVVIKLGKGLDHLEINDDVIRVGGGYPVIKLATVISREGLSGLEFAGGIPGSVGGAVFMNAGAHGSDISNILKEALVLYPDGRLEWIQTEDMGFSYRTSRLQKEKGICVEAVFQLEKGEKEKIVQHMQANKDYRRDSQPWKYPTCGSVFRNPLPDYAGQLIEKAGLKGFQIGGAQISTMHANFIVNIEQAKAQDVMDLISHVKDTIKDKYNVDIETEVEMIGRQKEG; translated from the coding sequence ATGAAACAATTTATAGAACTAATTAAAAAAGAAGATTTGGGACTTATAAAAGAAAATGAACCTTTGGCTAATCATACTACATGGAAAATTGGTGGTCCTTGTGATGTGTTAGTTGAACCTGCTAACTTAAATTGTTTAAAAAGGCTGATGGAGCTTATCCAACAGTATGAATTGCCATGGAGAGTGATTGGACGTGGTTCGAACTTATTAGTTGCTGATGGTGGTATTGAAGGTGTTGTAATTAAACTTGGTAAAGGGTTAGATCATTTAGAAATTAACGATGATGTGATTAGAGTGGGTGGTGGTTACCCCGTAATTAAATTAGCTACAGTTATTAGTAGAGAAGGTTTATCAGGTCTTGAATTTGCTGGGGGAATTCCAGGCTCTGTTGGTGGAGCTGTGTTTATGAATGCAGGAGCGCATGGTTCTGACATTTCAAATATTTTAAAAGAGGCTTTAGTTCTTTATCCTGATGGACGACTTGAATGGATTCAAACAGAGGATATGGGGTTTTCGTATCGAACGTCGCGTTTACAAAAGGAAAAAGGGATTTGTGTCGAAGCTGTATTTCAATTAGAAAAAGGAGAAAAAGAAAAAATAGTTCAGCATATGCAAGCGAATAAAGATTATCGTCGTGATTCTCAACCTTGGAAATATCCAACTTGCGGAAGTGTATTTAGAAACCCGCTGCCTGACTATGCTGGACAATTAATTGAAAAAGCTGGATTAAAAGGATTTCAGATTGGCGGAGCGCAAATATCTACAATGCATGCAAATTTTATCGTGAATATTGAGCAAGCAAAGGCTCAAGATGTAATGGATTTAATTTCACATGTCAAAGACACGATTAAAGACAAATACAATGTAGATATCGAGACTGAAGTAGAAATGATTGGTCGACAAAAAGAAGGATAA
- the murG gene encoding undecaprenyldiphospho-muramoylpentapeptide beta-N-acetylglucosaminyltransferase codes for MRVVVSGGGTGGHIYPAISLIKEIKRKHKDAEILYIGTETGLEADIVPREGIPFKTIRISGFKRKISLENIKTVTRFITGTSRAKKLINQFKPDVVIGTGGYVCGPVVYAAAKLKVPTVIHEQNSVPGLTNKFLSKYVDRIAICFEEARPFFPNKKVVFTGNPRASDTLNVDPVSGRSSLGLDKNKKTVLIVGGSRGARPINDAFVSVINEWSEKSYQVIYVTGAVHYDAVMEKVNEAGLGSNVIVKPFIHNMPDVLGAIDLIVARAGATTLAEVTALGLPSILIPSPYVTNNHQEKNAKALKDSGAAIVRKESEMNGQTLLDDIDFVLTNEENWRVMHEATKKLGVPNAADHLYQVLVEVSRKK; via the coding sequence ATGAGAGTAGTAGTAAGCGGAGGAGGCACAGGTGGCCATATCTATCCAGCAATTTCATTAATTAAAGAAATAAAACGCAAACATAAAGATGCTGAAATATTATACATAGGAACCGAAACTGGACTAGAAGCAGACATTGTACCAAGAGAGGGCATTCCGTTTAAGACAATCCGTATTTCTGGATTTAAACGGAAAATATCTCTAGAAAACATTAAAACTGTCACACGCTTTATAACAGGAACAAGCCGTGCAAAAAAATTAATAAATCAATTTAAGCCTGATGTTGTAATAGGAACAGGAGGGTATGTTTGTGGACCGGTTGTGTATGCTGCTGCAAAGTTAAAAGTGCCAACGGTCATACATGAACAAAACAGTGTTCCTGGTTTAACAAATAAGTTTTTAAGTAAATATGTTGATCGAATTGCGATATGCTTTGAAGAAGCCAGACCGTTCTTTCCAAATAAAAAGGTCGTATTCACTGGGAACCCACGAGCTTCAGATACGTTAAATGTTGATCCAGTGTCAGGTCGATCCTCATTAGGCTTAGATAAGAATAAAAAAACAGTACTTATTGTTGGAGGAAGTCGAGGAGCGCGACCAATAAATGATGCGTTCGTTTCTGTCATAAATGAATGGTCAGAAAAGAGTTATCAAGTTATTTACGTAACAGGTGCTGTCCACTATGATGCTGTCATGGAAAAAGTAAATGAAGCAGGTCTTGGTTCTAATGTTATTGTTAAACCATTTATTCACAATATGCCAGATGTTCTGGGAGCCATTGATTTGATTGTTGCTCGAGCTGGTGCTACAACTCTAGCTGAAGTTACGGCATTAGGCTTGCCAAGTATTTTAATTCCAAGTCCGTATGTAACGAATAATCATCAAGAGAAAAACGCTAAAGCGCTGAAGGATAGCGGGGCTGCAATTGTTCGAAAAGAAAGTGAAATGAATGGTCAAACTTTATTAGATGATATTGATTTTGTACTAACAAATGAAGAAAATTGGAGAGTCATGCATGAAGCAACTAAGAAACTGGGGGTACCCAATGCAGCAGATCATTTATATCAAGTATTAGTTGAAGTATCAAGAAAAAAGTGA